The genomic window TCTCTTCAATGCCCACGAATCTTTATCTAGACAGATGCTCTCAAGATCTGTAAGGGCTTTATAAAGAAGTGTCCCTCCTGGAGTTTCGTATATCCCTCTTGACTTCATTCCCACAAGTCTGTTTTCTACTATATCTATTACCCCTACACCATTTTCTCCGGCTATTTTATTAAGCTTAAGAAGTAGTTCTACAGGTCCCATAGCCTCTCCGTCCACTGCTACAGGGAATCCTTTTTCAAAAGTAACAGATATATAAGACTCTTCATCTTTGGCCAGTCTCGGAGGAGTCACCATCATGTACATATCCTCTTTGTGCTCATTTGATAGAGTTTCGATATCTCCACCCTCATGACTTATGTGCCAAATATTCTGATCTCTAGAATAGATTTTTTCCTTTGTTACAGTTAGCTCTATCCCCTTTGCTTCTGCATAGTCGATAGCATCCTCTCTAGATTCGATGTCCCATTCTCTCCAAGGAGCGATTATTTTCATCATTGGGTCAAAGGCTGCTACTCCTACCTCAAATCTTACCTGGTCATTTCCTTTTCCAGTACAACCGTGGCAGATATATGTAGCTCCCTCTTGGTGTGCTATTTCAACTAATTTTTTAGCCATTAGAGGTCTTGCAAAAGATGTTCCCAAAAGATATCTGTTTTCATACATAGCTCCTGCTTTAAGTGCTTTAAAAGCATATTCTCTCAAAAACTCCTCCTTGGCATCCACTACAAATACCTTTGAAGCTCCTGAAGATATGGCCTTTTTCTTGACTACTTCCATATCGTCATCCTGACCTACATCTATGCAGACTGCTATTACTTCAAGACTATAATTTTCTTCTAACCAAGGTATAATTATAGAGGTATCTAATCCTCCTGAATATGCCAATACTACTTTTTCCATTTATAATTCCCCCTTATATTTTTCTAAAAGTTCTTTTCCCTCTGAAATCTGTCTTTTAACCTGGTTGGTAGACGTTCCTCCATAAGAGTCTCTTCCCTCTATGCAAGCTTCTACTGTAATAAGTGTCAGTACATCGCTTTCAAATGCATCACTGAACTCTTTAAACTCATCTAACGAAAGCTCTTCTAGAGATCTGTTTTTCTCTTCGCAGTAAGCTACCATAGACCCTGTTATATGATGAGCCTCTCTGAATGGTATACCTTTTTTAGCCAGGTAATCTGCCACATCAGTTGCGTTTATGAACCCGCCATATATTCCTTTTTTCATGTTCTCCTCTTTGACCGACATAGTGAGAAGCATCTCTTTGAATATTTCAAGAGACATCCCTACATTGTCCACAGAATCAAAGAATCCTTCCTTGTCTTCCTGGGTATCTTTGTTGTAAGCCAAAGGTAGCCCCTTCATTACTGTCATTATGCTCACGAGATTTCCGTAAACTCTCCCGCATTTTCCTCTTACAAGTTCTGGGATGTCAGGGTTTTTCTTCTGCGGCATGATCGATGACCCTGTAGAATATCCGTCATCAAGTTGCACAAATGAAAACTCCTTTGTAGACCACATGATGATCTCTTCAGAAAATCTAGACATATGCATAGCTATCATTGCAAGGACAAAATTCATCTCTATTATAAAATCCCTGTCACTTACAGTATCAAGGCTGTTTTCACTTACCTTGGCAAAACCAAGAAGTTCTCTTACATATTCTCTGTCTATTGGATAGGTGGTCCCTGCAAGGGCTCCAGCTCCTAGAGGAAGTACATCTATTCTTTCCACAGCACTTTCTAGTCTCTCTAGGTCTCTCTTAAACATCTGAAAATATGCCATTACGTGATGAGAAAAAAGTATCGGCTGCGCTCTCTGAAGATGTGTATAACCAGGCATTATAACCCCTATATTCTTTTCGCTGACCTCTATAAGAGCATCCATAAGATCAAGCAGACTGCTTCCTATCTCCTCGGCCTTTCTCTTTGTATAAAGTCTCGTATCTACAAGCACCTGATCATTTCTGCTTCTGGCTGTATGAAGTTTTTTCCCGGGCTCTCCCACCAGGGTTATAAGTCTGCTTTCTATAGCCATGTGTATATCTTCGTCCTTTATGGAGAAGACAAACTTTCCGCCTTCGATCTCATCCTTTACCTTAAGGAGACCCTTTTCTATTATCTTTTGCTCGTCATAAGATATTATATCCTGTTTTGCTAGCATCTTAGAATGAGCTATGCTTCCCTCTATATCCTCTTTATACATTCTTTTGTCAAAGTTTATAGAAGCATTAAATTTTTCCAGTAAAGTACTTGTCTCCTTTTTAAACCTTCCACCCCAAAGTTTCATCTCATCCCCCTATTGTAAGTCTACAAAATACTTGTTGAATATCTCATCGTAAAATCCGCTGTCTTTAAGATTTTGAAGCTCTTTGTTTATTTGCCCCAAAAGCTCTTCATTCCCTTTATTTATGGCGATGGCAACATCAGCCTTAGGAAGTTCTTCTATATCTATTTTTTTAAGACCTTTATTATTTCTAATATAAGGAAGAGCCACCAGGTTTTCTAGTACAACTGCGTCCACTTTTCCGCTTTTAAGGTCTAAAATTGCAGCAGTTATAGAAGTATAAGGAGTTATATCAGCACCCTCTATATCTCTTGCTATAGTTTCCTGGGCTGTTCCTAACTGTACCCCAAGCTTTTTGTTTTTAAGGTCATCCATTGTTTTTAGCTCTTTGTTTTCTTCGTTAATTACGAAAGACTGGTTTGTAGTCAAGTAAGAGTCTGAGAAATCTACAGCTTTTTTTCTTTCATCTGTAGGAGTCATCCCTGAGATGATAAGGTCTATTTTTTGACTTTGAAGTGCCGGAATAAGACCGTCAAAGCTCATGTTCTTCCATTCCATCTCATACCCCAAGTTTTCAAGAATTTTTTCCATAAGTTCCGCGTCAAACCCTACTATTTTACCATCTTCAAGATACTCAAAAGGCTTATATTCTGCATTTGTCCCCACATAAAGGACCTTCTTTTCCTCTTTTGCAGCTTCTTTTTTACCGCACCCACCTAGTACAGCAAGCATCACCAACGATACTATCAACATAATTTTTTTCATGAAAAATCCCCCCTTTTTTCTTTAACTTTCAATTTTTTTGTATAAAAAATGGACCTGCTAAGAATTAGGCAGGTCCTGTACACAACTTTAGTGTAAAACAGTCCAGACATTTCTTACCAATATTTATAAATTCTATTTAACTGCCACAAAAACATTTCTTCTGCTTTTCCTGTGCATTTCTTTTCCTACCTTAAAAATATTTCTTTAGCAATTCCTCGTAAACACCTTTATCTTTTACAGCTTTTAGACCAACTTCGAGTTTTTCCAAGAGTTCTTTGTCTTCTTTTCTGACTGCAATGGCATATTCCTCTTCTGCAGCATCGGCTTTGGCTATTTCCAGTCCCTCATTTTTGTCTACATAGTTTTTAGCGGGCTCAGAATCAAGAACTACTGCATCTACCTTGTCTGACTGCAGTGCCATTATCCCAGAATACGCTGCATTATATCTCTCTACAGTTACCCCTTCTATCTCACTGACCACAAGGTCACCTGTAAACCCGAGCATCACTCCTACTTTTTTACCCTTTAGGTCGTCAAAAGAATTTATAGAGTTATCACCTTTTTTTACTACTATTACCTGACTTGCTGTATAGTAAGGAGATGTGAAGTTTACGGCTTTCTTTCTTTCCTCATTGGCAGTCATTCCAGCTATTACTACGTCCACTTTTTTTGACTGAAGTGCTGGAAGCAGACCGTCAAAAGACATGTCTTCTATTTTGATCTCCATTTCAGATTCTTTGGCTATCTCTTCTATGAGTTCCATGTCAAAACCTGTAATTTTGCCATCTTCTAGATACTCAAATGGTGGAAATTCAGCATTTGTACCTACATATATTACTTTTTTCTCTTCCTCTTTTTTTCCACCGCAGGCTGCAAGAGTTACTATCATTACTGCGATTAAAAGAATGTTTAAAATTTTCTTCATCTTATTCCTCCCAATGTTTTCTTAATGATTCAATACTTTTTCTAAAAATTCTCTGGTCCTGTCATGTTTCGGATTGTTGAAGATCTGAGCCGGATCTCCGTCCTCAAGGACAGTTCCCTGGTCCATAAAGAATACTCTGCTTGCAACATTTTTAGCGAATCCCATTTCGTGAGTCACTATCACCATAGTCATACCTTCATCTACAAGGCTTCTCATTACATCTAGTACTTCCTTTACCATCTCAGGGTCCAAGGCAGATGTCGGTTCATCAAAAAGCATCAGATGAGGTTCCATGGCAAGGGCCCTAGCTATGGCTATTCTTTGTTTTTGACCTCCTGAAAGCTGGTTCGGATAGGCTCCTGCCTTATCCTTCAGTCCCACCTTATCCAGGAGTATTATAGCTTTTTTCTTAGCTTCTTCATCTGTCATGCCCTTTACCTTAGTGGGGGCCAATATTAGGTTTTCAAGTACTGTTTTGTGAGGAAAGAGATTAAAGTGTTGAAAAACCATTCCCACTTTTTCACGAAGACGGTTAAGGTCTACTTTTTTGTCCATTACATCTTCGCCCTCTATATACACATGACCTTTTGTAGGTTCTTCTAGTCTGTTGAGACATCTTAGAAACGTTGATTTACCGCTTCCGGAAGGTCCGATTACAGCCACTACATCGCCCTTTTTTATCTCTTTATTTATTCCCTTGAGCACTTCTAGATCTCCAAAGTGCTTGTGCAAGTCAACTACTTTAATCACTTACTTTCAACCCCTTTTCTACTTTTCTCATAAATTTGGTAAATATACTTGTCATAATAAGATAAATAAGTCCCACAGCCAAGAGCGGTTCTATACCCCTATAGGTCTGACTGGTTATTATATTGGCAGATCTCAGGAGATCCACTCCTCCGATAAATCCCACTATGGAAGTTTCCTTAAGAAGGGTTATAAACTCACTTACAAGAGCCGGAAGAATATTCTTGATAGCTTGTGGTATTATTATCTCCCTCATTGTTAGAAAATAATTCATTCCTAGAGCCCTAGAAGCCTCTGTCTGACCCTTGTCTAATCCCTCTATACCTGCTCTTATTATCTCAGCCACATATGCAGAACTGTTTAGTCCAAAGGCTAATGCCGCTACCACAAATATAGGGGTGTTGCGCAAATTCCCTACAAAGATTACGTTTGCTAGTATCATGAGCTGCACCACCGCTGGTGTTCCACGGATAATGTCTATATAACCTAATGCAATAAGGTTGAGCGGGTTGGTTGTTTTATATTTTTCAAAATTTTTAAATGGATAGAAGTGAGATAATCTCATCACAGCTAAAAGTACACCCATGGTAAGTCCTATAAGAGCCGCCAAAAACGTAACTCCCACAGAAAAGGACAGTCCCTTTACTATGTACATATATCTGTTACCTTCTATAAAAATCCCCTTCAGTACTGATAAATAAGCCATTCTTTCCTCCTAATAATTTTCGGCAAATTTTGCAGTAGATGCCGATCTCTTTAGAAATAATCCCATATCAAATTTATAATATGAAATATTTCATCTGAACAAGTCACACTTTTTGATATTTTGATTGATCTGTAACAGATCGTTGCCCTGTTTATGAAAAAAACCTGATACTTGCCGTATCTAGAAACTGGCCAATATCAGGTACATCTAAAAAAAACAAAAGCCAACAGAGTATATCCGCCGGCTAATTAACTTTTGTATACTCATGAGAAACAAAGGTTTCTCAATCTTTTCAAAAGAATTTTTGATGTCAATTAGGCCATTTTAAAAGATAAGGTTTTTATGAGTGTTTTTCTTTGCTCCTCCTGATCCTTTTCATGGTCACCATTATTAATCCTCCCAAAATCTTTTGCTATTTCGTCAATCTTATCAGAAATAGACTTAATTTGTCAATTAATTTTTCCATAATAATACTCAGGTTCAATTATAAAACAACCATCTATTTTGTTTCCACCAGAGTTTTCAAATATTTAAAGCCCATCATGAAAAACTCACATTTATAATGTATAATTAAGAGCAATTATAATATAATTAAAAAGGAGTGTGTTTAATTTTGAAAAAGATAACTTTTTTTCTGATGTTTTCACTTGTTTTTTTTAATGCCCTAGGAGAAGAAAAACCCTTTGAACTTTCCCTTTTTTCTCCCGATATACAGCTTAATTCCCCCTCAGATGATATAAGCGGTATAAGATTAGGTGGAATCTACTCTGAAAATAGAAATGTCAGCGGATTAGATATCAACCTGGTTGCCAGTAGGACCAGAGGGGATTTCAAGGGATTCTCCGTACTTTCATTCTACGACAGGACTGAAGGAGACTTTACTGGGGTGAGGATCCCATGGTGGTTTTTTGTATCTTACAACCATGTAGGTGGGAATTTAAAAGGACTCCAGTTCGGTGGGCTAAACATCGTCGAGGGAGACTTCCTTGGAGCTCAGTTCGGACTTTTAAATATAAACAACGGGAACAGTATAGGGGCACAGGCAGGTTGGGTCAACCTTGACCACAATTTTAAAGGTATTAGATTAGGCGGATTAAACATGGCTGATTCCTTTGTAGGAGGAGAGCTTGGAATTGCCAACTTTAATAAGTCTACAAGAGGGGTCCAGTTGGGATTATTCAACTATACAGAACATCTTGAAGGAGTTCAGATCGGTTTGCTAAACATGGCGGCAAATTCAGAACTTTTTGAGATTCTTCCAATAGTTAACTTTAACCTAAATTTCTAAAAATACTCTACTATTAAATTTATAAAATAATCTAAAATTTAATTTTATCTGAAATTAAAGAGGAATTCACATTTTATCACCTTATATAATAGTGCAGTATATTATATTAATAAGGAGGTAAATAATGAAAAAATTTATTGCAGTTTTAATTGGTGTTGTCATGTTAAGCTTCTCAGCATTTTCCGCCTCAGCTCAGCTTTCTGTTCCAGGAACTAACATTCCTGAAGATGAAAATGTCTCTGGTGTCAGGCTCTCTCTTTTGCACGGTGAGACTGCCAATGTAAAAGGTCTAGACATATCCATCTTAGGTCTTTCTGATATGGATAATTTTACAGGTCTTGAGCTCGGCCTCTTTTTTGGTGCCAACAGGGTAAAAAATGAATTCAAGGGACTTTCTCTAGGACTCATCAACTGGCACGAAGGCTATGATACAGGTGCAAATCTTGGATTTGTTAACTATGTCAATGACGTAAATGGTGTAAACTTTGGTTTTGCAAACTATTCTACCGGTGACAGTATGATAAACCTTGCAGCTGTCAATTATGTTGAATATCAATCTATGATAAACTTTGGTTTTGTCAACATTACACAGGGAACCTCGATGGTTGATATTGGATTTGTCAATTATGCTGAAGCTACATCATTCCAACTCGGTTTTATAAATGCCACAAAAGCACTTGACGGTCTCCAAGTAGGGTTTGTCAACTATGCTGAAAATGGAGTATTCCCAGTTCTTCCTATTATTAATTTTAGAAAAGGTTTATAGTAAAGATTAAGGATCTGTTTAAATACAGGTCCTTTTTTATTACTTGTTGCTGATATTTAATTATGTTATACTAAAATCTCTTATATCCTCAAAATCATAACTTCCCTTATGGTAAGTAAAATAAAAAAATAAATAGCTATTCATCATAGCAGTCAGGAGAATATATTATTATGGATGGAAAAAAAAGATCAGACATAAAACCTGGTATTAAGGTAAAAATAGTCTTGAAAAAAGATCAAAGAACCGGTAAATTAACTGAAGGAATTGTCAAAGACATCCTTACAAATTCTCCCAATCATCCCCACGGAATAAAAGTACGTCTAACCACTGGAGATGTGGGAAGAGTCCAGGAAATAATAGCACAAAGTTAAAAAATATGAATTATAATATTACAGGATTATCGTTCTTTTTAAGAACGGTAATCTTTTTAATTTAAAAATAGATATTAAAGTTCTCTGGTTACTTCTTTAAGTACCTCCCCTATACGGGCATCTATAACCATAGAGGCCTTGCTGTCGTATGATGTAGCCCCTTTATTTATGAGTACCAGCTTCTCCCCCTTGTAATAGTCAACCAATGATGCAGCAGGATAAACTACCAGCGATGTTCCGCCTACTATCAGTACATCTGCCTTTGAAATACATTCAATGGCTCCGTTGAATACATCCATGTCAAGCATCTCTTCATATAAAGTCACATCGGGCTTCACAACTCCACCACATTTTCTACACCTCGGTACAGCCTCATGATACCCCATAATATACTCAAGATCGTGATACTCTCTGCAGTTCATACAGTGGTTTCTTATTATGCTCCCATGAAGCTCGTAGACTTTCTCGCTTCCTGCTTTCTGATGAAGTCCGTCTATATTCTGGGTTATAACGGCTTTCAATTTTCCAAGTTTTTCTAGTTTTGCCAGTGCATAGTGTGCATCATTTGGTTTGGCATCTTTAAAGATAAGATTTTCCTTGTAAAACCTATAAAATTCCTCGGTATTGCTATCAAAATAACTTCTGCTCAGAAGATATTCTGGTGAGTGAACATATATTCCCTTTGCACTTCTAAAATCTGGAATATTGCTCTCTGTAGATACCCCTGCTCCTCCAAAAAAAACTATATTATCACTTTTTTTTATTATATTTTTAAGTTTCTCATACATCTTTATCACCTCTAATTTAGATTATATACTCTTATCTCCAAATAATAAACTCCAAAGTTATAATTTATCAGATCATAAAAAAAGCCCCCTGGATCCAGGGGACTTTTAAGCAATTTATTTTGTAACTAATTTTAATTCTACTGGGATAAATTCAGGTGTTGTTTCTCCTTTTATCACCTTAGAAGCTGTTTCTACTCCGACAGCCCCTATCATAGCAGGCTGTTGTGCCACTGTTGCCCCAAGAGTTCCAGCCTCTACAGCATTTACAGCGTCATCAGTAGCGTCAAATCCTACTACTAATATATTTCTTCCGCTTCCTTCTATAGCTTTCAATGCCCCTAAAGCCATCTCATCATTATGTGCAAACACTGCATCTATTTCAGGAACTGCCTGAAGAATATTCTCCATTACATTTAGTCCTTTAGTTCTGTCAAAATCAGCAGCTTGCTGTGCAACTACAGTTATGTTGTTTGCAGCAGCTTCATTGAATCCTTTACCTCTGTCTCTTGCTGCAGTAGTTCCAGGAATACCTTGAAGTTCCACAACTTTTCCATCTTTTCCTATTTTCTCAACTATAAATTCCCCAGCCATTTTTCCACCTGCTACGTTGTCAGAAGCTATGTGAGTTACTACCTCTCCACCATTTGCTCCTCTATCTAGTGTTATTACAGGTATCTTACTGTTATTTGCAGCCATTACTGCTCTTGCAACTGCATCAGAATCTGTAGGGTTTATGAGTATTACATCTACACCCTTGACTACTAGGTCCTCCACGTTTGCTAGCTCCTTTGCAGGGTCATTCTGAGAATCTAAAATAATGATTTCCATTCCCATCTCTTTAGCCTTAGCTTCAGCACCATCCTTTAACGTTACAAAGAACGGATTGTTCAGTGTAGATACTACAAGTCCTATCCTACCTGCACTTTCAGTTTCCTGGGCTTTCTTTTCACCGCAACCTGTCAGCACAACCATTAATAAAACTGTGATCAAAGTAATAATCTTTTTCATTCTTTTCCTCCTTTTTTTATTTTTTGGACTTTCTATCCATTAGTACCGCCGCTAATATAACCAATGCCTTTATCATAAGCTGGTAATATGATGATACATTTAGTAAATTTAGAGCATTTCCTAGCACCCCTATAATAAGAGCCCCTGTAATTGTCCCTGTGATTCTCCCTATTCCTCCTGCAAGACTCGTCCCTCCCAGTACAACTGCCGCTATGGCATCTAGCTCATAACCGCTTCCTGCAGTAGGCTGAGCCGAAAACAACCTAGCTGTTACAACTATTCCCGCAAGAGCAGACAAGACTCCACTGATAGCATAGACCTTGGTCTTCACTCTGTCTACATTTATACCCGATAGTTTAGTGGCCTCCTCATTTCCTCCCACTGCATATACATACCGTCCAAACTTTGTATGATTTAGGACGTAATAAGATGTCCCGTACACAACTGCCATTATATATATCGGAGTGGGAATTCCTAGGATATTTCCTGCCCCTATACTTCCAAAGAGTGACGTATTACTTCCGAATCCTATGGATATAGGTTTCCCGTCTGTGAATACAAGAGTGGCACCTCTCATGAGGGTCATAGTCACCAAAGTTGTTATAAATGCCTGAAGTTTACCATAGCTTATAAACATTCCACTCAGCATCCCGAGAATCCCTCCTATTAGTAGGGATACCCCTATGGCTACAAAGGCATTCTGCCCTGATGCCAGAAGGCTTGCAGATATCGCCCCGCAGAAGGCGAGGATTGATCCAACTGAAAGGTCTATTCCTCCAGTCAGTATTACAAAAGTCATCCCTGCTGAAATAATTGCATTTATAGAGGTCTGTCTAAGTACATTTAGCATATTAGATGCAGAAAGAAATCTTGGATTCATAAAGGATACCAAGACTGCAAATACCACAAGCCCTATGAATGGTTTGTTTCTCAGTAGAATAAAACTCTTCTTTTGTTTTGACTCTAATGTTGTTTGGTTATTCATCACTATCCTCCTTTAGGCCCACGGCACACCTCATTATTTTTTCCTGGCTAGCATCTTTGGCAGAGAATATTCCTGTCACACTTTTCTCATGCATAACCATTATTCTATCGCTGAGTCCTATTATTTCAACCATTTCAGAGGATATCATCAGGATGCTCATTCCGTGTTTTTTCAATTCGTTTATAAGGTCATATATCTCTTTTTTGGCTCCTACATCCACTCCACGTGTAGGTTCATCGAGGATCAATATTTTAGGTCCTGTCATGAGAGCCTTAGCTATTGCTACCTTTTGTTGGTTTCCGCCGCTGAGATTTTTAATTATCTGATTTATTCCAGGGGTTTTTACATTGAATCTAGAAATATAGGAATCCACCAGCTTTTTTTCATCATTTTTATTGAGGGTTTTTAAATTCCCCTCAAATTTTTCCAGAGAAGATATACTCATGTTTTCCTTTACAGAGAGTCCTAGTATCAGTCCCTCTTTTTTTCTGTCTTCAGGTACATAGGCGATCTTATTTTTAAGCCCTTCTTCTGGGGAATTTATCTTTACCTCTTTTCCCCCTATACTGATGCTTCCAGAAGTAACCTTATAAAAACCGTAGATAGTTTTGGCCAACTCCGTCCTTCCTGATCCCATTAGCCCTGCCACTCCTAGTATCTCCCCCTCACGCAGGGTGAAGCTCACATCATCTACGTAATCACCTTTGAGATTTTTCACCTCTAGACTTATAGGTCCAGCCTCTACATGAACTCTAGGCATCTGCTCCTCGAGTTTTCTTCCCACCATACTTTCTATTATCTGATCTTCCGTAATGTCACTTACTTCCTTTTCAGATATAAATTTACCGTCTCTCATTATGGTCACATCGTCACATATTTCAAATATCTCCTTAAGCCGGTGGGAGATATAAACCACACTTTTCTTTTCTTCTATAAGTTCTCTTATTACATCAAATAAACTATCGGTTTCCTTATCTGTAAGTGCATCTGTAGGCTCATCCATCACTATTATTTTTGCTTTTTGTGATAGCGCCTTTGCTATCTCTACCATCTGCTGTTCCCCAACACTCAGGTTCCCCACAAGCTCTTTAGATGAATGCTTTACCTTAAGTTTTTTTAAAAGTTCATCGGCATCGGCATACATACCCTTCCAGTCTATTTTCCCAAAACTGGTTTTTTCCCTTCCGAGAAATATATTTTCTGCAATAGTTAGATTAGATATGAGATTAAGTTCCTGGTGTATTATCGCGATCCCGGCATTTTGTGATTCTCTCGGGCCGTGAAATTCCACATCCTCTCCGTAAAGAGTCATTTTCCCGCTATTTCTCCTATATATTCCAGTCATTACCTTTATTAAAGTTGACTTTCCTGCACCGTTTTCACCTAACAGTGCCATGACACGCCCTTCGTAGATATTTAGACTAGCTCCGTTTAGCGCCTTTACTCCCGGAAAGGTTTTTACCATCTCTTGAAGTTCTAATATTTTCTTTTTCACCTGAGCTTACCTCCAGACTAAAATGCCACACCTGATTTCAAAATAATATTTGCATAAGGAGTGCATTCTCCCGTTCTTATTACCGTCTTTGACTCCTGAGTAGTCTTTTTAAATTGTGAATGTGGAATCTCCTCGATTTTAATCCCACTACATTTTTTATTCAGCATTTCCAAAAGTTCCGTATAAAGTTTCGGACTCAATTCCTTCATTTCTGATGCTAATATAGCTACCTCTACCTGCATCTCATCCAAAATTACTTCTAGTGTGCCCATAAATGTTGGGATATTCCTCTCTAGTGCTATATCGATCCTCTTTACACCCTCTGGTATAGGCAGACCTGCATCCCCTATACATATATGATCTGTATGTCCAAGCTTGGCTATCTCATATGAAATCTCGCTATTTAGAAGCCTCATTTTTTTCAATTACATCACTTCCTTAAAGTTTATAACTTCATCCAGTTCCGGGAGGGAAGTCTGAGCACCCTCTCTAGTCACTGTTATTGCCCCTACTTTTGCAGCAAAATCCATCGCCTTTTCCATAGGCTCCCCCCTAGAAAAAGCAGCCGTGAGGCCACCTATAAAGGAATCCCCTGCAGCCGTAGTATCTACTGCCACGACCTTATACGCACCAAACTCTCTCGCACCTTCACTGTCTACATATATGGCCCCCCTAGACCCCAGGGTGACTATTAGTTTTTTTACACCCTTTACCATCATTTTTCGGCACGCCGTGAGAATATCCTCTTTGGTTTTTACAGGAACTCCTGCAAGGAGTTCTAATTCAGTCTCATTAGGAATAAGATAATCCACATTTTTTATTATCTCATCTGACATTGCTTTTGCAGGTGCTGGATTCAGTATTGTAGTTTTCCCCAGTTTCTTGCTGAGTTTCAGAGAATATTCCACTATATCTAGTGGTGTTTCTAGCTGATGTACAACTATTTCCGAATTTTCATAAAGTTTAATATTCGCATCTATATCCTCTTTTTTTATTTCAAAATTTGCACCTGAAACTACTATTATAGAATTATTGGCATCGTCATCCACAACTATGCTAGCTATTCCAGTGGATTTGTTTTTGCATCTACCTATACCAGAGATATCTACTCCGTCCTTTTTTATGGCAGAGAGGAGAGTGTCTCCAAAGGAGTCCTCACCTACCATTCCAATCATAGTCACATCTGATCCTAGCCTTGCCATGGCAACAGCTTGATTAGCTCCCTTTCCCCCGGGTATCTGTTTAAAATCCTCACCTAGTACTGTTTCTCCTATCTTCGGTGGTTTAGAGACCCTCGTCACAAGATCCATATTTATACTTCCTACTACTAGTATTCTACCCATTTTACCTCCTTGTAAGAGTTTACATTATTTTTTTCTATCTAACTTTTTTCTCAGATCCTCTTATGTCTAGAACTGTCTGCAGTATCATCTTTTGACTTATGTCTTTATCCTTATTTCTGATTCTTTCTAGGAGCATCTCTGCTGACCTCACCCCTAGCTCCTTCACTGAGGCAGACACAGTGGTGAGTTTGATTCCAAATATATCTAGGATTTCAACTCTGTCAAAGGATAGCACCGCTATATCCT from uncultured Ilyobacter sp. includes these protein-coding regions:
- a CDS encoding phaC PHA synthase produces the protein MKKFIAVLIGVVMLSFSAFSASAQLSVPGTNIPEDENVSGVRLSLLHGETANVKGLDISILGLSDMDNFTGLELGLFFGANRVKNEFKGLSLGLINWHEGYDTGANLGFVNYVNDVNGVNFGFANYSTGDSMINLAAVNYVEYQSMINFGFVNITQGTSMVDIGFVNYAEATSFQLGFINATKALDGLQVGFVNYAENGVFPVLPIINFRKGL
- a CDS encoding YwbE family protein, which codes for MDGKKRSDIKPGIKVKIVLKKDQRTGKLTEGIVKDILTNSPNHPHGIKVRLTTGDVGRVQEIIAQS
- a CDS encoding NAD-dependent protein deacylase, whose protein sequence is MYEKLKNIIKKSDNIVFFGGAGVSTESNIPDFRSAKGIYVHSPEYLLSRSYFDSNTEEFYRFYKENLIFKDAKPNDAHYALAKLEKLGKLKAVITQNIDGLHQKAGSEKVYELHGSIIRNHCMNCREYHDLEYIMGYHEAVPRCRKCGGVVKPDVTLYEEMLDMDVFNGAIECISKADVLIVGGTSLVVYPAASLVDYYKGEKLVLINKGATSYDSKASMVIDARIGEVLKEVTREL
- the rbsB gene encoding ribose ABC transporter substrate-binding protein RbsB — encoded protein: MKKIITLITVLLMVVLTGCGEKKAQETESAGRIGLVVSTLNNPFFVTLKDGAEAKAKEMGMEIIILDSQNDPAKELANVEDLVVKGVDVILINPTDSDAVARAVMAANNSKIPVITLDRGANGGEVVTHIASDNVAGGKMAGEFIVEKIGKDGKVVELQGIPGTTAARDRGKGFNEAAANNITVVAQQAADFDRTKGLNVMENILQAVPEIDAVFAHNDEMALGALKAIEGSGRNILVVGFDATDDAVNAVEAGTLGATVAQQPAMIGAVGVETASKVIKGETTPEFIPVELKLVTK
- the rbsC gene encoding ribose ABC transporter permease, which translates into the protein MNNQTTLESKQKKSFILLRNKPFIGLVVFAVLVSFMNPRFLSASNMLNVLRQTSINAIISAGMTFVILTGGIDLSVGSILAFCGAISASLLASGQNAFVAIGVSLLIGGILGMLSGMFISYGKLQAFITTLVTMTLMRGATLVFTDGKPISIGFGSNTSLFGSIGAGNILGIPTPIYIMAVVYGTSYYVLNHTKFGRYVYAVGGNEEATKLSGINVDRVKTKVYAISGVLSALAGIVVTARLFSAQPTAGSGYELDAIAAVVLGGTSLAGGIGRITGTITGALIIGVLGNALNLLNVSSYYQLMIKALVILAAVLMDRKSKK
- the rbsA gene encoding ribose ABC transporter ATP-binding protein RbsA, producing MKKKILELQEMVKTFPGVKALNGASLNIYEGRVMALLGENGAGKSTLIKVMTGIYRRNSGKMTLYGEDVEFHGPRESQNAGIAIIHQELNLISNLTIAENIFLGREKTSFGKIDWKGMYADADELLKKLKVKHSSKELVGNLSVGEQQMVEIAKALSQKAKIIVMDEPTDALTDKETDSLFDVIRELIEEKKSVVYISHRLKEIFEICDDVTIMRDGKFISEKEVSDITEDQIIESMVGRKLEEQMPRVHVEAGPISLEVKNLKGDYVDDVSFTLREGEILGVAGLMGSGRTELAKTIYGFYKVTSGSISIGGKEVKINSPEEGLKNKIAYVPEDRKKEGLILGLSVKENMSISSLEKFEGNLKTLNKNDEKKLVDSYISRFNVKTPGINQIIKNLSGGNQQKVAIAKALMTGPKILILDEPTRGVDVGAKKEIYDLINELKKHGMSILMISSEMVEIIGLSDRIMVMHEKSVTGIFSAKDASQEKIMRCAVGLKEDSDE
- the rbsD gene encoding D-ribose pyranase: MRLLNSEISYEIAKLGHTDHICIGDAGLPIPEGVKRIDIALERNIPTFMGTLEVILDEMQVEVAILASEMKELSPKLYTELLEMLNKKCSGIKIEEIPHSQFKKTTQESKTVIRTGECTPYANIILKSGVAF